AGTTGGGTTTGATCCACACAGCCAAAGAGCTCCTCTTCAGACGGTCTCTCCTAGACGCAGGCGACTCGCCTGCGGCACCCGCGCGCCAACCGCGCGCATCTCCCACTGAAGACAAACAGGCAGTTGTGCCTGGAGAGGCGTGTATCGATTGCATGCGCGAAGGCGTCACGCATCTAGCCGCTGGGACCTTGCCTTTGccagggaaggaaaagacggcgaCAGAGGTTTCGCGTACGCCGGAAATCGCGGCAgaccgcgaagaagcgaatcgGTGCAAAGCTTTCGGTCCGACACacaaaggacagagagacagggacgaggatggccttctcgcgtcgcccagggcgccgaagaagcgaaggagcgcCGAAAGCCGTGTGAATTAAAGAACAAGCTATACAGGCTAGGGGAAATGTAGGGAAACATGTCGACTCAATCTATCCATTTACATGGTCGGAAAACATATGGaatatttatttatatacgTTTGTGTCCGGCGAAATCGCCTTCAATGAAAAAATGCATACCTGTGCATGTGTTAATACTTTCTTACGTCCCCAAAAAAGACTCACGGGCCGTAGACGTTATGTATGGGAACATTTTAACGGTGGCATAAGCACGTTAGTACGATTTTATGTGTACCGTATTCTATGAGCTTCGGAGGTTAGCAGAACGAATGGCTGAGAACGCATAGAGGTCCATGAATTTGGGCGAATCCTTGGACATAATTTTCACGTAAAGTAGCTTTATAAAGACGCAGAAAATATACGTTCCTCGGTTCCTGTATTCGACACAGTTGTTTTAAAACGCGTCGGGAATACTGTGTGTGTTATTTGTCTCGACCGCGATCTAACAGCGTGCAAACAGTAAGGGTCGGCATGGATGAACATGTATATCTACGTGAGGCGAAGTAGGTCGTCTGCGCTTACGTGCATCCGTGTATACACACCTATCTGGGTTCGCGTGCTTGGCCAGGCGCTCATACTTGTGTGTCACTACTGGAGACCTCTGCACATTTTTCCGCTCTCTGAAGCGCCGGGAAACAGCAGTACCACGGTAGAGGAGCGTGCCtccatgtgcatgcaaaccTGCTGAGGTAGCTGCATGCGAATTTTATGTATGCCAACAGAGGTACACCGCGTTGTGTGTGTAGCTAGGGTGGGCAGTGTCATCCGCATGCTTTAGTTGGACGTGGATCACGTTTTACACCGCCGCCGGGGTTCCGTGCGTTTTTGGACGTACGTTTTATTccgagaaggagggagagcgtTTTCGGCCGCGAATGCTGATGAAAGGCTTTGCGACGCCAGCATCTAGCTGAATAGAGGAAACCAGATGTTCAAGAGCGCAGAAGGGATTCTGCCACAGTCACGTTTTCATGCTTATGTTGATGGCTCAAGTGGTAAGGCACTTTCGCGTTGCGCGCGCCACATCGGAGATGAGCAAATATATTATCAATGTGCTTTTATGGTGTTTTGGTGACGTAACTGTATTTTGGATGGTGAGTTTTGTACTTGGGGCACACTGTATTAGCGGCCCACTGCTTGCCATgtgcctctttctgtctgcaACAAATGcatttccctttttttcttggcATGCTGGAAGAATTCAGTTTGTATTTTTCTTCGCTTGAGAGTGTTTTACCGAGACGAGGCTGATTTGCACTGACTTGAGAGTGACGAGAGTCTCTGTCGAAATGCCTCGTAAGGTTCGTGGCTGTATAGGCGCCACAGAGCCATACCGCAGAATGTCTTTGTGTTTCTATTCTCTTGTCAAAACGGGTTTGGTGGGGAAGGAGGGAGGGAATTGGCGGATTCTGCCTTTTTGATGAGAAACTTTCCGGTTTATAGAATGACCAGGGGACACCGACGGGCCGGGGAAGCGTGAGCGCGCTCCCTTTTTGCACTACGTTTCATTCGGTGTtagaacagaagaaacaccCCAAGGGACGTGGAAGAACGGGCAAACAATCGAGGAACGCGGCAGCTCGCGTTGAAAGCCTTGCATATTTGGGGGggttgggggggggggtatCATTGTATGGAGGTATATAGAACCCCGTCATGGTTGCATTACCAAGGGGCCGAGTGGAGAGCTCTGCAAGAGCAAGGCAAGAACTGGGCAACGCCCTTTGAGCTGCCGCACTGAGTCGGGGGAAGACGAGTTCCATGCGTACACGTTCTGGAGTTATAACACATATTTTCCGTTCATATGTGAGGTACGCCGGCAGTTTAAAGGGACGGGAAAGAGGGTGATGAGCCGATTCGGGAATGTGACTTCTACGGTGAGTATGGGTCAACTGTTATCCAGACTCGGGGTAGCGTGAGGGATATAGTTTTCGTGTATCAGATCTTGGGACTAGTCTTTGCACAATTGAATGCCTCTACACTTGTCAAATGTTGCGGCAGTAAAATGCGCCTTGCGCTTCCGGGCAAGGGAACTCTCAGCCGTAGAACTAATCGGTCGGCTTCCGACTCGGGCCACTCCGCATGGGGGCGTCCGCATGCTACCTTGCCAAAAACCAATTGATAACCCCTTCGAATCGGATATTTGGATCGAAGGCCTCCTAGGTCGCAACAGGTTCCTCAAGCGTCTGCAGCTGAGAATGGTGTCCAACGTTTCCCTGGGAGAAGCATCGAACAGTGCGTCGTCCATGCACAATCCCCGGTGTGTGGCGCTGTGGTCCTCTCCAGGAGATCATCCACCGTGCCTCTCTAATACACTTAAACCGCGAAAGGGTACCTCGCAGGCATAGATCTACTGTGTCTTTCCGCATCTCTGCTTTACCCTACCGTTTTCACACGTCAGAGTCCACCTGTGGACCGCACTGTCCGAGCCCCACAAGACAAGAAAGTGTCGCTTCTTGAGCCATCCCTTGTGGTCCGATTGAGGTCTAGTGATAAGCCACTGGACAAAAACCGTTTCTTTTACAGTTGTCTACACGCACACGCCAAGGTGCGTCGTGTGTGCAACAACGCCTTGCTAATGTAGTATTCGACTTGCCCATACTTCCGTGTTGGACTCGCGAGTTTAATTGAGTAAACAACGGTCCTGGCTATGAAACACTCGAATCTCTGCAATGCGACAGTGCGTGCCTCaccgaagaaagaaaacacacaacaGTGGTACGCGCAGTAAAACGTTTCTGAGACCGCCGTCGCCCATTCGCTTTCGTAAAGAGTTTTCGAGGGAGAACTGCTACACATGTAGCAGCTGACCGAATGGAGCCacagccgcgcgcgcgaggcacCTGTAGTTCAACCTTCATTTTCTTACACGAAAGGGATGATGATGCACGCGACTTGATACATCCCCTCGAAAACTATTGTGAAGTCACCTCCATGTCCTAGTGTTGTTTGGACAACAGAGTgcaagggagaaaggacTCCTGAAAGCACCGTTCTGGAAGTGGAATGATGAACGGCATTTGCATAGGAAACAGAAATGTACTGCGGAACTTCCCTGTGGTATTCATTCCCCAGAGCGTCAAGAAAGGCACGCAATACCGGCAACGCTAACGAAAAGGATTCCAACTACAGCCTGGCTaatggctgcatgcacacgtgaGGTCGCATTTGAAGTCGTGTGCGTCGTTGTCGACACGGCGGTTGCTGCTGATACGTCAATATGGATCTGGCATGCCGCCGTGCGCAGAGAGCCGGAACCGCCTGTAGTACTACAAGAGTAACAGAGAGCTTGCTTTTCGGACGGTAGCTGGGGAAAGGTCACCGTGTATacgccgtttccttccctctcggaGCGCCTTGCCTGGGGAACAAGTGTTGAAAGATCGACTTCTTTAGTGCAGGCGCCATCTTTGTTGTCAAAAACCTTGAGTGCGGCTTCTGGTGTCAGAGTGGATGTCGCTGGTGGATCGCAGCTGAACTGAACAGTTTGATTCGCCTTGGAAACGGtggctttctgtttcccACTCTCGGCTGTGCAAGTAAGGACGTTCTCTGGCTGTTGCGGGTCATCTTCAGACGAATCGTCGGTACCGGGTTCCTGCTTCTTTGCCGGAATTCGAATCGTAACAGGACAGGCGTCCTTTGCGACATCCAACACGGACTTCCCGCCTCGCTTGCAAAAATACTTTAaggtttttccttcttctgtgcgGGAGGTGTCGGGTATCTGAAGAGTGTAACCTGAGTCGTTCCCACTGCCATGATCAAGGGTGGCGTCTTTGTACAAATCGCGAAGGAGCTTTTTGGTGTGCCCCGCGACGGTGATGTCCTCTGCTActtcctgctctcctttTAAACCAAGGTGGTTACGACCTTGGGGGGCTGCGGCCGCCACGAATACGTATAGGGGATCTGAAGGAACCAAGGTGTCGAATGGGGAACCGCACTTGAACTGGACGCTCCGTCCTGCTTCCGGAAACTGAACCGTTACTCCACCAGTGTTGTCACACGTTTGCGCGCTCGTCTTAGAAAGTTCAGTCCCCGCCGCTGCAATTGGTgcccgcgaggaagagagagtgaTGCTGATGCCAATAACCAACAAAACTCTCGGTAGGACTCCCATTTTGTATTCGAACGGTACGGTCCGTGTACGGCTGCAGCGGCTACCCTCTCTGCTTTTACCAACTTTGGCGGCGCTTGTAGACGAAAGGAGGGCAGGATGAACTATAGCTCCATTGGGTAGGGCTGTTTGTAAAGGAgtgcgagaaaaaaacgtccCATAAGACTGATCGCACCGTGAAATCGGGGAGAAAAATTGTTTCTGCGTCTGTCCTTTGGCCATGAATTCTACCTGCACCGAACGTCAGCAGTGGGAGTCCTTCAGGCCAGCCCCGTTTAGATGCACACCCACTACCTGACCCCGTCCCCCGTCAGAGCTCCTGCCGTGATGCGCCGTCCACGAGATTGATTTTTGCACTTGCCCTGAGCATAAAGGCGAACGCTCCTTTCTGGTGGTCGCAAGAGACACGTAGACTCTAGGACTTCGAAGCCCTCGGAGTCTCGTGCCTGGGCGTATCACATCCCAGGGGACACCAGGGTGTCTTTTTCCCGGTTCGTGGCTTGGCTGGGACGACGGGTTGTTTCGCAGTCTAGTTGTCCGTGTGTTGTCCGTTTGTTATCGAACAGGCCAGTACCAAATGAGAATAGGTTCGGTACCTCGACTAACAACGCCAAGGAAAATGAATCAAACGGTCTGCCGCCGCCGTCACGAACCATTTATTTTCTTTCATGGGGCGACACCTGATGTTTCAAATACTAATCTTACTTTCGTAGAGACAACTGTCCGTTCTAGTCCTTTGCCTCACAGTAGATTTTGCTTTCACCCCGACGTCACTGAGCATGAACGCCTCAAAGAATAGATGACAGAAAATAATAAGGGACATCCATCAGCGAAAAAGGCACGAGCTTTGTTGCCGGGCTGCTGCTGGTGGCTGAAAGTGTCACCATACTACAATGGCTCAGGCCAATTCGGAAGGTGCAGGCAAGCATTTTACTGAGAAAGCGTTAGCTTGTAGTTCATTATTTTCCAGGACTCGTAGCTGACAACTCGTGGAACAACAAGAGGAGATACGTGCCATCAGACAGGTC
The sequence above is a segment of the Neospora caninum Liverpool complete genome, chromosome IX genome. Coding sequences within it:
- a CDS encoding srs domain-containing protein; translated protein: MAKGQTQKQFFSPISRCDQSYGTFFSRTPLQTALPNGAIVHPALLSSTSAAKVGKSREGSRCSRTRTVPFEYKMGVLPRVLLVIGISITLSSSRAPIAAAGTELSKTSAQTCDNTGGVTVQFPEAGRSVQFKCGSPFDTLVPSDPLYVFVAAAAPQGRNHLGLKGEQEVAEDITVAGHTKKLLRDLYKDATLDHGSGNDSGYTLQIPDTSRTEEGKTLKYFCKRGGKSVLDVAKDACPVTIRIPAKKQEPGTDDSSEDDPQQPENVLTCTAESGKQKATVSKANQTVQFSCDPPATSTLTPEAALKVFDNKDGACTKEVDLSTLVPQARRSEREGNGVYTVTFPQLPSEKQALCYSCSTTGGSGSLRTAACQIHIDVSAATAVSTTTHTTSNATSRVHAAISQAVVGILFVSVAGIACLS